One Oryzomonas sagensis DNA segment encodes these proteins:
- a CDS encoding ABC transporter substrate-binding protein — translation MNFKKSAALLLAGVLALSVTAGCKKKEEAKPDAASKAAGDTVKIGFLGALTGDVAMFGAPTLAGMKMAAEEINAAGGVNGKKIEIVEADDRGDKQEGASVTQKLISRDNVVAIVGDPTTGITKVAAPIAQKAQVVLLSAGATGPGVVEIGDYIFRDTLLDSVAIPALLDYYAKNLKFKKVAMLTSDNNDYSVGMSQLFRDSAKGAGIEIVADEKIKDGDKDFSGQMTNIKAKKPDILFYSGYYTEGALLMKEARKQGIKVNIFGGDGLFSPEFIKLGGTAVEGAMSYVGFSPEQASPVTAKFIETFKSKNNGALPGLFDAQGYDAVKLIASAMTAAKSNDPKVFKDAIAKIKNFEGVSGTITIRNNREPIKSPLCLLEVKGGKYVLKAKVPVKMD, via the coding sequence ATGAACTTCAAGAAGAGTGCTGCCCTGTTGTTGGCTGGTGTACTGGCCCTGTCCGTAACCGCCGGCTGCAAGAAAAAGGAAGAGGCAAAACCTGATGCGGCTTCCAAGGCTGCCGGAGACACGGTAAAGATCGGTTTTCTCGGCGCCCTGACCGGTGACGTCGCCATGTTCGGCGCGCCGACCCTGGCCGGCATGAAGATGGCGGCCGAAGAGATCAATGCGGCCGGCGGCGTCAACGGCAAGAAGATCGAGATCGTTGAAGCCGATGACCGCGGCGACAAGCAGGAAGGGGCCTCGGTCACCCAGAAGCTGATCAGCCGCGACAACGTTGTGGCCATCGTGGGCGACCCGACCACCGGCATCACCAAGGTTGCCGCCCCCATTGCCCAGAAGGCCCAGGTCGTGCTGCTCTCGGCCGGCGCCACCGGTCCGGGCGTGGTGGAGATCGGCGATTACATCTTCCGCGACACGCTGCTGGACAGCGTGGCGATCCCGGCCCTGCTGGATTACTACGCCAAGAACCTCAAGTTCAAGAAGGTGGCCATGCTCACCTCGGACAACAACGATTACAGCGTCGGCATGTCCCAGCTCTTCCGTGACTCCGCCAAAGGCGCCGGTATCGAGATCGTGGCCGACGAGAAGATCAAGGACGGGGACAAGGACTTCTCCGGTCAGATGACCAACATCAAGGCCAAAAAACCTGACATCCTCTTCTACTCCGGTTACTACACCGAAGGCGCCCTGCTCATGAAAGAAGCCCGCAAGCAGGGGATCAAGGTCAATATATTCGGCGGCGACGGCCTGTTCTCGCCCGAGTTCATCAAACTGGGCGGCACAGCGGTCGAAGGTGCCATGTCGTATGTCGGGTTCTCCCCCGAACAGGCGTCACCGGTGACCGCCAAATTCATCGAAACCTTCAAGAGCAAGAACAACGGCGCCCTGCCGGGCCTGTTCGACGCCCAGGGGTATGATGCGGTCAAGCTTATCGCCTCTGCCATGACCGCCGCCAAGAGCAACGATCCGAAGGTGTTCAAGGACGCCATCGCCAAGATCAAAAACTTCGAAGGCGTTTCCGGCACGATCACCATCCGCAACAACCGCGAGCCGATCAAGTCGCCGCTCTGCCTGCTGGAAGTCAAAGGCGGCAAATATGTCCTGAAGGCCAAGGTCCCGGTCAAGATGGACTAA
- a CDS encoding FadR/GntR family transcriptional regulator, translating to MFKHVKQSRAYQDVVEQIQDGIIAGTLKPGSQLPAERDLKEQFGVSRGTLREALRVLEQKGLIEIRTGVAGGSIIREVNSEQLSENLGLLIRNRTVSLRDLAEFREGMEGGVAALAAQRGQEQDMALLRKLLTEAEEHLKEGRKGWDAFIRTDEMLHMALARMSGNQLFISVLESVYYNIHTYYENYLPRGKKILQENFDDLRVIVAAVTERNEEAARELAQGHVRRFNAYMEEKEA from the coding sequence ATGTTCAAACATGTCAAACAGAGCCGCGCCTACCAGGATGTGGTCGAACAGATCCAGGACGGCATCATAGCGGGTACGCTCAAGCCGGGGAGCCAACTCCCGGCCGAACGGGACTTGAAGGAACAGTTCGGCGTCAGCCGGGGGACATTGCGTGAAGCGTTGCGGGTACTGGAGCAGAAGGGATTGATCGAGATCCGCACCGGCGTGGCCGGGGGTTCCATCATCAGGGAGGTCAACAGCGAACAGCTCAGCGAGAATCTGGGATTGTTGATTCGCAACCGGACGGTTTCCCTGCGCGACCTGGCCGAGTTCCGCGAGGGGATGGAGGGAGGCGTGGCGGCCTTGGCGGCCCAGCGGGGGCAGGAGCAGGACATGGCCCTGTTAAGGAAGCTCTTGACCGAGGCCGAGGAGCATCTGAAAGAGGGACGCAAGGGGTGGGACGCCTTCATCCGCACCGACGAGATGCTCCACATGGCCCTGGCCCGCATGAGCGGCAACCAACTCTTCATCTCCGTCCTGGAAAGCGTCTATTACAACATCCACACCTACTACGAGAACTACCTGCCCCGGGGGAAGAAGATACTCCAGGAAAATTTCGACGACCTGCGGGTAATCGTGGCCGCCGTGACGGAAAGAAACGAAGAGGCGGCGCGGGAACTGGCCCAGGGGCATGTGCGACGCTTCAACGCCTATATGGAGGAGAAGGAGGCCTAG